CTGGACCCCAAGGTTGCCATCGAGGTCGCCAAGGACTTTGGCTCGACCGCAACGCTGATGTCGTACGAGGAAGAGGCCCTGCAGGAGGCTCTTGCGGTCCAACCTCGGGAAGCCATCACCCAGGAACTGGACGCGGCCGATACGCCCGAAGACATGGTTCCCCGGCCGCCGGTTGTCACGGTGATGGGCCACGTCGATCACGGCAAGACATCGCTTCTTGACGCGTACCGAACCGCCACCGTCGCCGAGGGCGAGGCCGGCGGAATTACTCAGCATATCGGCGCCTACCAGGTGGACCTTGGCGGGCGCAAGATCACGTTCCTCGATACCCCGGGTCACGAAGCGTTCACCATGATGCGTGCTCGCGGCGCCGGCGTGACCGACATTGTCGTGCTGGTTGTCGCCGCCGACGACGGCGTCAAGCCCCAGACACTCGAGGCGATCGACCACGCGAAGGCGGCAAACGTGCCCATCGTGATCGCCATCAACAAGATCGACAAGCCCAATGCCCAGGTCGATCGCGTCAAGCAACAGCTTGCCGACCGCGACGTTCTGGTCGAGTCGTTCGGCGGCAAGATCGTTTCCGCCGAGGTGTCCGCCAAGCAGAGGACGGGACTCGACGACCTCCTCGAGTTGATCGTTCTGGAAGCGGATCTGCAAGAGCTTCGAGCCAACCCCAAGCGTCCGGCATCCGGCATCGTCCTCGAGGCTCGCAGAGACCGAGCCAAAGGAGTGGTTGCGACCGTCCTTGTCCAGGAGGGCACGCTGAATGTGGGCGACCCCTTCATCGCAGGTAGCGTGTGGGGCAAGGTGCGGGCGATGACCGACGAGCACGGCAAGCGGATAACCTCCGCCGGTCCGTCGATGCCCGTGGAAGTGATGGGCAGCGCCGAGGAGCCCCTGGCCGGCGACTCGTTCCAGTCGATCGCCGACGAGGCGAAGGCCCGCCGCATCGCGTCCCACCGGCAGGAGAAGGTTCGCGCCGAGGACATTAAGCGCAAGTCTGCGCGCCGCACCCTGGAAGGCCTTGGCCGCGATCTCGATGCCGGTGGCATCAAGGACCTGGCCGTCGTCCTGAAAGCCGACGTCCAGGGTTCCCTGGAAGCCGTACGAAAGATGCTTGGCGACCTTCCCGACGACAAGGTTCGCGTCCAGATCGTTCGCGCATCCATCGGTGGGATCACCCAGGCCGACGTCCTCCTGGCGGCAGCCGCCAACGCGATCGTTGTCGGGTTCAACGTCCGTCCCGAAAAGTCCGCGACACAACTGGCCACCGTCGAAGGTGTCGAGTTGCGGATGTACACCGTCATCTACCACATGGTCGACGAGATCCGTGCGGCGATGGTGGGGATGCTGGATCCCACGTTCAAGGAAATCGTTCTGGGACAGGCCGAGGTTCGAGAACTGTTCAAGGTCCCGAAGATCGGTTTGATCGCCGGCTGCTACGTCACGGATGGCAAGATCACTCGGAAAGCCGAACTCCGCCTCCTCCGCGACAACGTCATCATCCATACCGGCAAGGTCGGATCGCTGCGACGGTTCAAGGATGACGCCTCGGAGGTCAAGAACGGCACCGAGTGCGGCATCGGCATCGCGGGCTACAACGACCTCAAGACGGGCGATGTCATCGAAGCCTTCATGATGGAAAAGATTGTCGCTGAAAGCTTGTAGTGACCGTCGGACTGCTCACGTTTGAACTCCATCTCCCGGACGCGCGATCTCTGAAGAACAAGCGACAGACGGTTCGTCGGATCAAGGATCGGTTGCGCTCTCGCTACAACGTCTCGGTGATGGAACTCGAGGAGCACCAGGACCTCTGGCAACGGGCCGGCCTGGCGGTTGTCACGATCGCAAGCAATCGCGACGTGATCGAGAACCTGTTCGAGACGATCCGAAGTGAGACGGAACGGCTGAGCCCTGGACCGGTCATCGAGACGGCGAGAGACTATCTCGAAGCCGGCGAGGGGATGGCCGAAGGCTGGGATGGCGAGGATTGGGAATGAATCAAAAACGAACCCTACGAGTCGGTGATCGCGTCCGGGAGACACTGGCCCAGGCGATCCGCGAAGAGGTCCGGGATCCCCGGATCGGCTTTGTCACGATTACCGAGGTCGAACTCTCTTCCGACCTCCGTTACGCTCGTGTCTTCGTCTCCATGCTGGGCGAGGAGATGGAGGAGCGGCTGACGATCCTACGTCGGGCCACACCCTTCCTCCGAAAAACTCTGGCGGCACAGGCCGGCCTACGTTTCACGCCGGAGTTACGATTCGAACTCGATCCCACCGCCGGGACCGCCGATCGGATGGAACGCATCTTCGAAGAACTCGGCCCCGGAGACGAAGAGCCGACGTGAGCTGGCTTGGGCTCCTCCTGGTCGACAAGCCCGAGGGTCCGACCAGTCACGATATCGTCGCCGTGGTCCGCCGTGCGACCGGTGAACGACGCATCGGCCACACCGGTACGCTCGATCCCCTGGCGACCGGGCTCTTGCCGTTGGCGATCGGGCCGGTCACGCGTCTGATCCAGTTCCTCCCACACTCTCCGAAGACCTACGTCGGGACGCTCCTCCTGGGACAGACCTCGGACACCGACGACATCAGCGGACAGACGACGACGCGGCACGAGGGGACACTCCCCG
This is a stretch of genomic DNA from Acidobacteriota bacterium. It encodes these proteins:
- the rbfA gene encoding 30S ribosome-binding factor RbfA produces the protein MNQKRTLRVGDRVRETLAQAIREEVRDPRIGFVTITEVELSSDLRYARVFVSMLGEEMEERLTILRRATPFLRKTLAAQAGLRFTPELRFELDPTAGTADRMERIFEELGPGDEEPT
- a CDS encoding DUF503 domain-containing protein yields the protein MTVGLLTFELHLPDARSLKNKRQTVRRIKDRLRSRYNVSVMELEEHQDLWQRAGLAVVTIASNRDVIENLFETIRSETERLSPGPVIETARDYLEAGEGMAEGWDGEDWE
- the infB gene encoding translation initiation factor IF-2, with protein sequence LDPKVAIEVAKDFGSTATLMSYEEEALQEALAVQPREAITQELDAADTPEDMVPRPPVVTVMGHVDHGKTSLLDAYRTATVAEGEAGGITQHIGAYQVDLGGRKITFLDTPGHEAFTMMRARGAGVTDIVVLVVAADDGVKPQTLEAIDHAKAANVPIVIAINKIDKPNAQVDRVKQQLADRDVLVESFGGKIVSAEVSAKQRTGLDDLLELIVLEADLQELRANPKRPASGIVLEARRDRAKGVVATVLVQEGTLNVGDPFIAGSVWGKVRAMTDEHGKRITSAGPSMPVEVMGSAEEPLAGDSFQSIADEAKARRIASHRQEKVRAEDIKRKSARRTLEGLGRDLDAGGIKDLAVVLKADVQGSLEAVRKMLGDLPDDKVRVQIVRASIGGITQADVLLAAAANAIVVGFNVRPEKSATQLATVEGVELRMYTVIYHMVDEIRAAMVGMLDPTFKEIVLGQAEVRELFKVPKIGLIAGCYVTDGKITRKAELRLLRDNVIIHTGKVGSLRRFKDDASEVKNGTECGIGIAGYNDLKTGDVIEAFMMEKIVAESL